The stretch of DNA TAACTTGGTATTAGCTGGTAAAAATGCCGCTTATATTGAGTCAAATGATGAAGAGTTTATTGCATATTTTCAGCATTATTATACCAAAAATATTCGTGTGGAAGATTTAACAAAAATCGAAAATGAGCAATTCATTAAGATTGCTATCAATCATCCTCATGGTTCAGCCCAGCATATTTATCCTTATTTAAAAGAATTTGATCAAAATGATTTAAAGATTGTAATTTCTGGTGAAGTATGGCTTGATATTATGAATATTGATACTAACAAAGGGAAAGCCTTAAAGGAATTACAAAATCAACTTCAAATCACGCCAGAGCAAACCATGGTTTTTGGTGACTATATGAATGACATCGAAATGCTAAAATTAGCGAAATACAGTTATGCGATGAAAAATGCACATCCTAATGTCAAAAAAATTGCCCATTTTGAAGCTCCTTCAAACGATGAAGATGGCGTCTTACAAGTTCTAAAAACTTTACTATAATTTATAGGGGCTTAATCTTTTAAGCTCTTTTTTTATAGAATAATTTTAATGTTAAATCAAAATTTTAACATCAATTTATTCAAATCTATTCATTACTTTCGTGGGAAAGTCCTACTTCTATGAAACGCCTTTATAAAACCTTAAAAATCACTGCATTTTCCTTTTTATTTCAAGGGATAATAGGTTGTGATTATTTCCCTGAAAATTCAATAGAACGGGTAATTCCAACCAAAATTTCAAGTCCTATTACAAAATCCAAACCAGAAGGTCAACATACGGATATTCCTCTGGACTCAAACGAATTGAAAGTTGATTCTATCCCACACCAATTACCGATTGATTCTACGAAAAATTACGTGTATTTGACTTTTGATGATGGCCCTTTTAAAGGAAGTGAAAAAATTAATAAAATCATTAAAGAAGAACAAGTAAAAGCAACCGTCTTTATTGTCGGAATGAATGCTTATACTCAAACACTTCAAAAATATTTAAAAGATTACGAAGAAAATGATTTGATTGAAGTATCTAATCATACGTATTCACACGCTAATCGTAACCGATTTAAAAGTTATTATGATCAGCCAGAATTCGTATTACGCGATGTAAAAAGGAATGATAGTATTTATAGGTTTAAGAATCGATTTGTACGATTACCAGGAAGAAATGTTTGGCGATTAGGAAAAGATTTTAAAAATGATCATGATCTTGGCTCTCGTTTATCCAGTGACTTTTTAGCGAAAAATCAATACTATATTTTAGGATGGGATTATGAATGGAATAAAACACATAAGAATCATCCTTTAAAGAATCCTCAAGATATTTATAATGGAATTATAAAGCGTCTAGAAAATAAAGAAACTTTTAAAGAAAAACATTTGGTTATTCTTATGCATGATGATATGTTTGATAATCATGAAGATGCTGAACAATTACGTCGATTGATTCGATTAATAAAAAACAATAAGAATATCATTTTAGAAACAGCTTCAAATTATCCTATTTCTTTAAGCTAAAATATAAAGGTTAAGCAATAGCTTAACCTTTTTTCTGTTTTATCTTTTTGATTAACTCCAATGTTTTTTTATCCGTTTGCCCCTGATAGAATGTTTCGAGAGCTTTTTTGATGATCGGTTCTTTGGGTTTGATGAAATTAAATAACGTCAAACTTGATTTCAATTTCATGGCGTCATTTTTACCAAAAATCAATTGAGGTAAAGTTCCTTTGTGCATCATCAAAACTTCTAAAAGTTCTAAATAATTCCCCCATAGATCGTCATTTTGTGTAAAAGCTCTTGCCTCTTCTATCGAAGCAATTGCAAATTCTTTCGATGAATCACTTTTTCCTAAACCTTCTATTTGAGGAAACATAAATACGACCCAATTGGTTTGTACTTTTCCCCCATGTATTTCCATTAACGCCTCATCATATACAAAGGATTGTGCATTTTCAAAACGTTGTAAATTATATCGATCGTTCGGTTTCTTTTGTAATAAATCACCTAACTTCATTTGTATTTATTTTGATTAAGAGGCAAAGATACGATTTCGAGATGGTTTTGAGTAAAAGAGAACAGTTTAAACTTTAACTGAAGTAAATTTCGAATTATCTAATTCCGTTTCTCCTGAATACGTATAAGCAACTAATTTCCCTCCTTTTGCCACACTATAATCTACGCAACAAATATTGTTTTGATACAAATTTGGTTCTCCTTTTAACCAATAATGCCCAAAGAAAATAGGTTTATCATTTGAATCATAAAACGATGCTTCTTCCTTAATTTTAATTGTTGGAATGTTACTTGATGGATGAACAGCAATTGATTGATAATCCATTCCGATTTGATTTACCCACCATTTGATACGAATATGATTTCTAACATTATCGTCGCTATCTTTAAACGATTCACCTTCAGGTAGAGCCATTTCTTTTCCTTTTAGAGTTACTTCAATCGCATCATATAATTTAGTGGTTTTATCAGCAGCCTCCACTAATAAATCTTCGCTTAGTCGATTATGCCCTAAACGAGTTTTTAAATAATCAATACTATCATAGTCCCAAGCTGCGTGAACAGCTCTGAAGTTTTCTTCTTCATAAAACAATGGCAATGTTTTGAACCATTCGATATAGGCTTCGTATTCTTTTTGATTATTTTTAAAAGCCATTAACGTATAATAATGCTGACCGATATTTTGGATGCTGTGCTTTCTTAAATGTCCACCATTTGGATGTTTCGTATGAAAAAGAATGGCATTATACTCGTGATTTCCCATTAAAGCTTTCGCTGATCCGTGATCAACCATGGCTTTTACCAATTCTAACGTTTCTTTGATTTTTGGACCACGATCAATGAAATCTCCTATGAATAATACTGATCTATTTTCATCAGGATGGCTATAATACCATTGGTATTCTTATACCCTAATTTTTGTAAAAGTTTTTCTAAATGATCTGAATATCCGTGGATATCCCCTATTATATCTAACATTTTAATAAATTTCAATAATGTATAAATGTATCATAATATTAAATATTTTAAAAAATTAAAACAAAAAAATACCTCATCAAAAACTGATGAGGTATTTCATTACTACTTGTTATAGAATATTCAATCTTACATTCTTTCTGGAACCCCGATTCCTAATAAACGTAATGATGATTGAATGGTATTGGCAACCCATTGCGATAAGTATAAACGGAAGTTTTTCACGTTTTCATCCTCTGCTTTTAATACTGAATTATTTTGGTAGAATGAGTTGAATAACTTCACTAATTCGTACACATAATTCGCAATTAAAGCGGGAGATAACTCATCTGCTGCTTTTTTGATTGTATCTTCAAAATCATTTAAGGCACGGATAATTTCTTTTTCCGCTTGATTTAATTCAATCGCATTGATATCAAAAGCTTGTGGCGCTTCTTTTCTTAATAACGACTGGATACGCGCATAAGCATACTGAATAAAAGGTCCTGTATTTCCGTTGAAATCCACTGATTCTTGTGGATCAAATAAAATACGTTTCTTCGGATCTACTTTTAAGATATAATATTTTAAAGCACCCATTCCGATTTTCTCGTATAAAGCAGCTTTCTCTTCTTCAGTATAACCGTCTAATTTCCCTAACTCTTCCGAAATTTCTTTCGCCGTTTGGTAAATTTCTTCCATTAAATCATCTGCATCGACAACAGTACCTTCACGCGATTTCATTTTACCGTTTGGTAAATCAACCATTCCGTAAGATAAGTGATGTAAAGCATCCGCCCACTCGAAACCTAATTTTTTCAAGATTAAGAATAAAACTTTGAAGTGGTAATCTTGCTCATTCCCTACGACGTAAGTTAATTCTTCTAACGTTGGATTATTTTTGAAACGCTCAACTGCAGTTCCTAAATCTTGCGTGATATATACAGAAGTACCATCTGAACGTAAAACTAATTTTTCATCTAATCCATCAGCAGTTAAATCGATCCAAACCGAACCATCTTCTCTTTTATAGAAAACTCCTTTTGCTAAACCGTCTTCCACGATGTCTTTCCCTAAGATGTATGTATTCGATTCGTATAAATACTCGTCGAAAGCAACTCCTAAACGTTTGTATGTTTCTTCGAAACCAGCATACACCCAACCGTTCATCGTTTCCCACAATTGGATCACCTCAGGATCTTGTGCTTCCCATTGGCGTAACATTTCTTGCGCTTCTAAGAAAATAGGCGCTTGTTTTTTCGCTTCCTCTTCAGCTATTCCACCTTCAACCAATGCTTTGATTTCAGCGCGGTAATGTTTGTCGAATTCCACGTAGTATTTACCAACTAACTTATCCCCTTTTAACCCAGAAGTTTCTGGAGTTTCACCATTTCCGTAACGTTGCCAAGCGATCATCGATTTACAAATATGAATACCACGGTCGTTGATAATTTGTGTTTTAATCACATTATTACCTGCCGCTTCCACAATCTGAGAAACCGAATAACCTAATAAGTTATTACGAACGTGTCCTAAGTGTAAAGGTTTGTTTGTATTTGGTGAAGAATATTCTACCATCACTGAACGAGATTCAGCTGTAGGTACATTGATTCCGTAATTTTCATTTGTTGCGTTTGGAGTAAAATCAGCTAAGAAATCAACTGCATTCATACTCATGTTCAAGAAACCTTTGACAACATTGTAAGCCGTGATTTTTCCGTTTTCAACTAAATAATCACCTATTTTAGCTCCAATATCTTCTGGTTTACCTTTTAAAGCGCGGATTAATGGGAAAACAACTAATGTATAATCACCTTCAAACTCTTTCCTTGTGAATTGGATTTCAACAGATTCAGGAGTTATTTCATAGACATTTTGAATCGCGTCTAAAACGTATTGCGTGATTTGTTGTTTTAAATTCATTTCTATTTGTTTATTAATCGACTGCAAAAGTACGAAAAAAACAAGGTTGAAACACAATAAAAAATGGCCTTTTCCATTAATCTATTGCCGAATACAAAAACATTTTATTCAGAAAACTATATCTTTGCAAAATGGATTATATGGATATTACATTCGAAGATTTTAATTTTCCCAAGCAATTAAATGAAGCTTTAGAAAAGCTAAACATTACTACACCTACTCCAATTCAAGTGAAAACGTATAAACCAATCTTGTCTGGACGCGATATCATGGGTATTGCTCAAACAGGTACAGGTAAAACGTTAGCTTATTTATTACCTTTATTAAAAGAGTATAAATTCTCGAAATCACATATGCCTAAAATTATGATTCTTGTACCAACACGAGAATTAGTAGTTCAGGTTACCGATATATTAGATCAATTAACAGAATTCATCAACGTCCGTGTTTTAGGTATTTACGGTGGAGTAAATATTAATACACAAAAAGAATTTATCTACGAAGGTGTCGACATTTTAGTTGGAACACCAGGTCGTGTGATGGATTTAGCTTTAAACAATGATTTACAGTTTAAAGATTTAAAAAAATTAGTAATTGATGAGTTCGATGAAATGTTAAGTTTAGGTTTTAAACCGCAATTGCGTAACATTTTCTCGATGATGAGTGAAAAACGTCAGAACATCTTATTCTCTGCTACAATGACAGACGAAGTGGATGATATGTTGCAAGAATACTTCAATGCACCAGAAGAAATTTCGTTAGCGCGTTCAGGAACTCCAGTGGAAAAAATTGCACAAACAGCAATTCCTGTTCAAAACTTCAATACGAAGTTGAATATGCTAGTGGAACAATTAAAAGATGAATCAATTGAGAAACTTTTAATTTTCGCGAACAATAAAAAACACGCTGATGCAATTTTTGAACACATCGAAGAATTCTATCCTGAACAATTTGGTGTCATTCACTCAAACAAATCTCAAAACTATCGTTTACGTGTAATGGATGAATTCCGTCGCGATGAAATCCGAGGAATTGTAACGACAGATATTATGGCCCGTGGTTTGGACTTTCCAGACATTTCTCACGTGATCAACTTTGAAATTCCAGAAATTCCAGAACAATACATTCACCGTATTGGTCGTACAGGACGTGCGGATCGTACAGGTAATGCCATTTCTTATTTCTCTGAAAAAGAAGAAGTCTTATTAATCGAGATTGAAAACTTAATGGGGAAAGAAATCGAAATGATTGCTTTTCCAGACAACGTGAAAGTGAATCAATCGAAAAGAGATTTTGAGAAAGATGTCGTTAAAATGAAAAATCCTACGACTGTAAAAATTGATACTGAACGAGGTGCGGCATTCCACGAGAAAAAGGACAAAAACAAAAAAGTGAATCTAGGTGGACCAACAAAACGTAAACCACCAAAAACAAAGACACAAAACCGTGGTCAATTAAAACAAAACTCGAAAAAGAGACGAAAATAATTTTATAAAAGTATCCTTTAAAGGATGCTTTTTTTATTTGATCAAAGTTTCCTAACTTTGAGTGAAAATAGATCAAATTATGTCAGAATTAAAGTTCAAAACAAATATTAATTGTGGAAGCTGTATTAAATCCGTAAAACCATTTTTGGATGAAACGGTAGGAGAAGGAAATTGGTCAGTAGATACAGAAAATCCTGATAAAATTTTAACGGTTAATACAGACGAAGAGGTTACAGACGTTGTAGAAGCTGTCACAGATGCAGGTTTTAAAATTCAAAAAATCGATTAAATACATTAATAGAGAGTCATTCAAATGGAATGACTTTTTTTATTTGAGTTAAAATATGGAATCTTTTTTAATCTGCTAAAGTATAGTGAAAGATGGTATGAACTCAACTTAAAGTGTGAATTAAATGCGACTTAAAGGTAGCATAAACGTAGCATAAAGGCGACATAGAGGTAGCATAGAAGCGACATTATAATTGGTATATATAGAACAACTACTTGCAATTCAGCAGCAGTAGACAGATTAGTATACATTAAAAGTAGTCTCAGTAAGACCTGAGACTACATTAAGAAGTTTACTTGTAAACTTTTTTATAAGATTTCTAAATTGTTTTTTTTAGAATACATATTCTTATAAATAAAACATTTTTATTGGTGTGTTAACTTTAAGATTGAGCCTTATTTTTTTACAATTTTCTGAACCACGACTTGTCCATTGACTTCGCCTTTTACAACATAAACTCCTTTTGGTAAGGACGAAACATTTAATTTCGTTCCTTCAACAACCGAAACGTGTTGAACGAGTTGTCCATTCGAATTAAAAATTTGAACGTTTTTAGCTTCTGCTGCAAATAGAATCTCAGACGATACAATTGAATTTGCTACCAAAGTATATTTCGATTTCACCACTTCACCTAATCCTAACTCAGCTTTATTAACAAGTGAAAATTCATCATAAGCTGTATTCGAATTCGAGTATGATCTTACGGCTAATTGTAAAGAAACAGCATTTGTATTGGTAAATTCAACCGTATGTAAGGTCCAGTCATTAGCAGGAGCTAAATATTCATCATTCGTGCGTAAGGGATCTTCCCCTGCTGTATCCCACAAATAAACATTGGCACCACTTTCATCTTTTAAAAATGACCATAAACGTGCGTCGGTTCCATCACCAGTTGCTTTGTACCAAAAAGATAATACATATGTCACACCAGGCTCAATTGAAACATTTTGAAAAAAACCTGTAGTAGAAGAAGGATTTACATAACCTGCACTGTTAGAACTTTGATATCCCTCTTCAAAGATCGTTGGTACAGTATAAGAAGCTGTTGGCCTTTTTTCCCAATTCGATAAATTATTATCAAAACCAGGATTCTGAACTAAATTTGTTTGACCAAATGCTAAAGATGCTGAAATTACAGCAATTAAAGAATAAAGTTTTTTCATAATAAAAAGGTTTGTGTATGGTTAATAGTACAAATATAATAGTAAATTTAAAACAAACCACTTCTATCTTTTTAATATTCAGTATTTTAACACATATTCTTTAATATTAAATAAACAAAAAAAAACCACTCGAATGGAGTGGTTTATTAAGATTGAATTTGAATTCAATTATTTTTTTACAACTTTTGTTGTAGTTGTTTTACCGTTTTCAGTTGATTTAACAACATAAACACCAGCAGCTAAATCAGAAACGTTTACGTTTTTATTACCGTTAACTACAAATGATTTTACTAATTGTCCATTTACATTATAAACTTCAACAGATGCATTTGCTTTTGTAGAGAATGCTGCTGTATTCGTCCAAACTGTATTTTTGATAGCTTTAGCAGCTTCTGCATAATCAGCAACGCTTAAAGTTCTTGAAAAAACAACTTCAACTTCTTGGATTCTAATTTGAGCAGAAGAACCTGTTTGTCCATTTTTAATAGTAACATTTTGTGCTGGAGTATCAAATTCAATTACATAAACACCATCTTCAATAAATGTAGGTACAACAACTCCGTCAACTGTAATAATAGCTGTGTTTGGAGCGTAATCACTGTAAGTATCAGTTTTAATTAATACTGAATGAATTCTAGCTTCTCCTACAGTTTTAATAGCGTAAGAATTTCCATTTCCATCAGCATTGCTAGAGTATAATCTTAAATTAGATCCTGTATCATAGTATTTTGGTCCATTAGAAGAACCGTTTTTCTTAGCTTCATAAGTAATGAATCCTGCAAGAATATTACCAGTACTAATATCTTGTGCGTTAGCAAAACCTTGATTAGCTAAAACATAGTTATAAGTTTCTTGTTGTGCATTAACAGATAGAGATAACGCAGCTACAGCCACTAAAGAGTAGAATTTTTTCATATATATAATTTTTAAAGTTTTTTACGTTTAGTAATATTGCGGTGCAAATATAGTTTTAATTTGAAAAAAAAACTAAAAAAAACTTTAATATTTAAAAAATTAACCTTATCTTAATCTTCTTGTTGTATAAAAACCTAATTACTTTTTAATAAAATATTTCCTTCTTTTATTAATTGATCATTTAACAAAATTTTATACCAATACGAACCTACTGCTAAAGGCTGATTGTTATACATACCATTCCATGGCAATATTTCATTTATTCTCCCCGTTGTAATTAACTTACCATAACGATCGAAAATAGAAATAATGGCATCCGTCTGTTTTAAATATGTACGGATATCCCACGTATCATTTATACCATCTCCATTTGGACTTAAAAAATTAAAAAAATTGGAAATATCATAGGTAAAAGGTCCGAAAATGCATCCCAATCTGTTTTTAAAATAAAATGTAAAAATTAATTCTTCTGTACTGTTAAAAATATTTGAAGGTTGCCAATGGATGCCATCTGTAGAATATTCCAAAATTTCTTCATCATTCATAGGTTCTATTATTACTTGACTCATTGTTGATCGTACATTTTTAATATATCCATTCCCATCTTCTTCAACAATATTTATACGCATTGAATTTCGACATCCATTATTTATATTAAAAAAAACAGTCCATTCTCCTACCCCATCAATAATAACATCTTTTTCCTCAGATTTTATAATACCATTAAAATACCACTCAAAATTAGAAAATTGGTAAACATTATTTGGATCATAAGGGCCTTGAAGAAGATACGGCACCCCGCAAAACTTTAAATTTTGTTGATCGATGAAGGCTTCAAACGTAGGCACTTTTAAATTTAATGGATAGATGGAAAAACACTCTGCTTCTCCGTAAAATTCATTAAATGCAACTTTTAAAAAGAGGGTTGTTTGTGAATGAGGAGTGATATAATTCGACCATTCCGATTCTGGAATAGAATTAGTATTATTTATTGCATCTTCTTGTGATGAAAAGAAAGAAAATTCATACATGTAATTCTCACCATAGAGATGATATAAAGCTTGAAGTAAATCAAATGTATAATTTCCTTCGGATGGACAACCTAATACTTCAAAATCATATCGCCCAGGAGGTTTGAGGCTAAATTGAATGGCGTATTTAACGATTAATATTCTTGGTTCACTCGTAACATTCTCATTGATCCGTAAATAAAATACTACTGGATTGGAAATATCAAACGTCACACTACGTGCATTGCGATCTCTTGGATAAGCATTTGTATTTTGAAAGGCATCATCTGCTGTTGGATAAATGTATTGACTAATGGTCCAATATCTCGAATCATATTCAGAATATTCTTGAAAAAAATCAAAAGCCAACGAATGAAAACTTGGACTTGAATTTCGATCATCATAAACGGTGAATTCTGTTGGAATTTCTGAAGTACAACGAAACTTTTCAACCAATTTTAAGTCATATTGTGCTTGGATGATAAAGCCTGTTAGTAGAAGAATTATCGTTGTTATCCATTTCATAAATAAATATTATTAATCCTTTAATATACAACACATTACCTTTTCATTAAAATTATACCCAATAAAAAAGAAGCCGTCTCAATATTAAAATTTGAGGCGGTTTTTTTATTTGAATTAATTTCCAATAAAATTTCATCATTTTAGAAAAGGGTAAAATTGCCCTTATGCAGCAATTTTCTTTCTTAAGTTGTGTGCTAAAGCCATTAATCCGAATTCTAACTCGGTTTTTTGGATTCCTTTTAACGAAAATCTTCTAAAATTGTTGTTGTGTTTCATTTGGGCAAATACAGGCTCTACATCGGCAGAGCGTTGTTTCCTTTTTTGTATTCCCGTTTGACTTGTGAGTAATTCCCTGATTTTTTCTTTATGTCTTTCAAGGTTATGATTGCGTTCTATACTTCGGTTCCCCTGAGCTTTAAAGCAGACTCCCCGCAGCGGACATCCTTCGCAATTTTGAGCCTGATAATGCGATAATTGCTGTATATATCCGGCTTGGGTTGTTTTTGTGCTTTCATGGGTTTTGTGCATTTTCTGACCAATCGGACACACATAATAATCTTCTTCTTGGTTGTAATAAAGGTTTTCTTTGCTAAAGGTTTTGTGTTTTTTTTGGTAATTTTTATCTTGTTCTTTTTCAAAAGTATTGTACTTCACATAAGCGGTCAGCTCTTCTTTTTCAAGGTAATCGTAGTTTTCTTCGCTCCCATAGCCTGCATCGGCTGTAATGTTTTCTATTTTTTTAAAGATTTCTACCCCATAAGTTTCTTTAAGATTTTCTAAGTGTGGCTTTAAAGTTTTGGTATCTGTAGGGTTTTGATGTAAAGTGTAATTAATAATGATTTGGTTTTCTGTTGATATTTGGGCGTTGTAACCAGGTTTTAACTGTCCGTTTTGCATATGATCTTCTTTCATACGCATAAAAGTTGCATCAGGATCTGTTTTGCTGTATGAGTTTCTTTCGCCTAAAATAGCTTCTTGTTCTTCATATTTGCGAAGATTTTTTTCAAAATTTTGTTTGATGTAACGCAGTTTTGCTTTAGATTTCTTGGAAGCTTTTTCATTACCCGATAATTTGGTATCTATCTGTTTAACGGTTTTTTGGATCACTTCCTGACTGATTTCCTTGAACTGAGGCGGTTCGGTATCAGGATCGTCATCATTAGATATACTTTGGGCATAATTCCATAAGTCTTCTAACTGAGTAAGCATTTTAGCTTTGTTGGTTTTAATGCTTTTACCCCAAACAAAAGTGTATCTGCCTGCCTGAGCTTCTATTTTTGTGCCATCGGTATAAATTTGTTTCATTGAAATCAATCCTTCCTCTGCCAGCATCATGACCACTTGTTTAAAGATTTCTTTAAAACTATCTTTTAATTTATCACTTCTAAATCGGTTAATGGTATTGTGATCCACAGTGCTCATTCCCGTAAGCCACATAAAGTTGATGTTTTCTCTGATAGCCAACTCTATTTTTCGTGAAGAATAAACATTACTCATATAAGCATAAATCATCACCTTTAATAACATTTTTGGATGATAACCGGATTACCTTCTTTACTGTAGGCTTTTAATAGTGGTTGGATATTAATGGACTCTACAACTTGATCAACTACCCGAACAGGATGTTTTTCTGAAATTAAGTCGTCAAACGAATAAGGAAAAAGTGCGGTTTGACGCTGATTGTAATGCTTGAAATTCATAGAGAAATAGATGGAATTCTTACATTAAATTTACAAAAACTACAGTAAAAATCCAACTATACAAGAACATATATATTCTAAAAAGAAAAAAAAGAAGCTGTCTAGTTTTGAGACAGCTTCTTCATTTTATTAGAATTAAGGCTATTAGTCTAAAACAATTTGAACTCTTAAACTAACATCTTTGTACCCTCCACCTGGTTTAATAAAACCGAACTCTTCACCGTTTAAAGCGAATTTTTCAGTTTCTAATACTTTTTTACCATCAATT from Faecalibacter sp. LW9 encodes:
- a CDS encoding HAD family hydrolase, with protein sequence MSLDQIKLVVSDMDGTLLRSNHELNPEFYTIYNQLQAKGIQFVPASGRQFYSITSYFEEQKDSMPIIAENGTYVTFHGEEVFVDELDLEMVHAIIRKTREIPGANLVLAGKNAAYIESNDEEFIAYFQHYYTKNIRVEDLTKIENEQFIKIAINHPHGSAQHIYPYLKEFDQNDLKIVISGEVWLDIMNIDTNKGKALKELQNQLQITPEQTMVFGDYMNDIEMLKLAKYSYAMKNAHPNVKKIAHFEAPSNDEDGVLQVLKTLL
- a CDS encoding polysaccharide deacetylase family protein — its product is MKRLYKTLKITAFSFLFQGIIGCDYFPENSIERVIPTKISSPITKSKPEGQHTDIPLDSNELKVDSIPHQLPIDSTKNYVYLTFDDGPFKGSEKINKIIKEEQVKATVFIVGMNAYTQTLQKYLKDYEENDLIEVSNHTYSHANRNRFKSYYDQPEFVLRDVKRNDSIYRFKNRFVRLPGRNVWRLGKDFKNDHDLGSRLSSDFLAKNQYYILGWDYEWNKTHKNHPLKNPQDIYNGIIKRLENKETFKEKHLVILMHDDMFDNHEDAEQLRRLIRLIKNNKNIILETASNYPISLS
- a CDS encoding DUF1810 domain-containing protein, producing the protein MKLGDLLQKKPNDRYNLQRFENAQSFVYDEALMEIHGGKVQTNWVVFMFPQIEGLGKSDSSKEFAIASIEEARAFTQNDDLWGNYLELLEVLMMHKGTLPQLIFGKNDAMKLKSSLTLFNFIKPKEPIIKKALETFYQGQTDKKTLELIKKIKQKKG
- the argS gene encoding arginine--tRNA ligase produces the protein MNLKQQITQYVLDAIQNVYEITPESVEIQFTRKEFEGDYTLVVFPLIRALKGKPEDIGAKIGDYLVENGKITAYNVVKGFLNMSMNAVDFLADFTPNATNENYGINVPTAESRSVMVEYSSPNTNKPLHLGHVRNNLLGYSVSQIVEAAGNNVIKTQIINDRGIHICKSMIAWQRYGNGETPETSGLKGDKLVGKYYVEFDKHYRAEIKALVEGGIAEEEAKKQAPIFLEAQEMLRQWEAQDPEVIQLWETMNGWVYAGFEETYKRLGVAFDEYLYESNTYILGKDIVEDGLAKGVFYKREDGSVWIDLTADGLDEKLVLRSDGTSVYITQDLGTAVERFKNNPTLEELTYVVGNEQDYHFKVLFLILKKLGFEWADALHHLSYGMVDLPNGKMKSREGTVVDADDLMEEIYQTAKEISEELGKLDGYTEEEKAALYEKIGMGALKYYILKVDPKKRILFDPQESVDFNGNTGPFIQYAYARIQSLLRKEAPQAFDINAIELNQAEKEIIRALNDFEDTIKKAADELSPALIANYVYELVKLFNSFYQNNSVLKAEDENVKNFRLYLSQWVANTIQSSLRLLGIGVPERM
- a CDS encoding DEAD/DEAH box helicase, producing the protein MDITFEDFNFPKQLNEALEKLNITTPTPIQVKTYKPILSGRDIMGIAQTGTGKTLAYLLPLLKEYKFSKSHMPKIMILVPTRELVVQVTDILDQLTEFINVRVLGIYGGVNINTQKEFIYEGVDILVGTPGRVMDLALNNDLQFKDLKKLVIDEFDEMLSLGFKPQLRNIFSMMSEKRQNILFSATMTDEVDDMLQEYFNAPEEISLARSGTPVEKIAQTAIPVQNFNTKLNMLVEQLKDESIEKLLIFANNKKHADAIFEHIEEFYPEQFGVIHSNKSQNYRLRVMDEFRRDEIRGIVTTDIMARGLDFPDISHVINFEIPEIPEQYIHRIGRTGRADRTGNAISYFSEKEEVLLIEIENLMGKEIEMIAFPDNVKVNQSKRDFEKDVVKMKNPTTVKIDTERGAAFHEKKDKNKKVNLGGPTKRKPPKTKTQNRGQLKQNSKKRRK
- a CDS encoding T9SS type A sorting domain-containing protein gives rise to the protein MKKLYSLIAVISASLAFGQTNLVQNPGFDNNLSNWEKRPTASYTVPTIFEEGYQSSNSAGYVNPSSTTGFFQNVSIEPGVTYVLSFWYKATGDGTDARLWSFLKDESGANVYLWDTAGEDPLRTNDEYLAPANDWTLHTVEFTNTNAVSLQLAVRSYSNSNTAYDEFSLVNKAELGLGEVVKSKYTLVANSIVSSEILFAAEAKNVQIFNSNGQLVQHVSVVEGTKLNVSSLPKGVYVVKGEVNGQVVVQKIVKK
- a CDS encoding T9SS type A sorting domain-containing protein — its product is MKKFYSLVAVAALSLSVNAQQETYNYVLANQGFANAQDISTGNILAGFITYEAKKNGSSNGPKYYDTGSNLRLYSSNADGNGNSYAIKTVGEARIHSVLIKTDTYSDYAPNTAIITVDGVVVPTFIEDGVYVIEFDTPAQNVTIKNGQTGSSAQIRIQEVEVVFSRTLSVADYAEAAKAIKNTVWTNTAAFSTKANASVEVYNVNGQLVKSFVVNGNKNVNVSDLAAGVYVVKSTENGKTTTTKVVKK
- a CDS encoding T9SS type B sorting domain-containing protein, with the translated sequence MKWITTIILLLTGFIIQAQYDLKLVEKFRCTSEIPTEFTVYDDRNSSPSFHSLAFDFFQEYSEYDSRYWTISQYIYPTADDAFQNTNAYPRDRNARSVTFDISNPVVFYLRINENVTSEPRILIVKYAIQFSLKPPGRYDFEVLGCPSEGNYTFDLLQALYHLYGENYMYEFSFFSSQEDAINNTNSIPESEWSNYITPHSQTTLFLKVAFNEFYGEAECFSIYPLNLKVPTFEAFIDQQNLKFCGVPYLLQGPYDPNNVYQFSNFEWYFNGIIKSEEKDVIIDGVGEWTVFFNINNGCRNSMRINIVEEDGNGYIKNVRSTMSQVIIEPMNDEEILEYSTDGIHWQPSNIFNSTEELIFTFYFKNRLGCIFGPFTYDISNFFNFLSPNGDGINDTWDIRTYLKQTDAIISIFDRYGKLITTGRINEILPWNGMYNNQPLAVGSYWYKILLNDQLIKEGNILLKSN